One genomic region from Leifsonia poae encodes:
- a CDS encoding MFS transporter, whose amino-acid sequence MSNVAQHERSGTELSESASRRTLLASTVGTVLEWYDFNLYGLASALVLGPLMFGSSGVGGTLAAFASLGVGFLARPIGGFVLGNLGDKIGRKPILMFTFITMGLSSALIGLLPTNAQIGIWAPILLCVLRIVQGFAVGGEFAGATLLTMENAPIKRRGFFGAVPSMGTGAGFVLATVVFALVSALPNDAFLAWGWRIPFLLSVVLVIFGVIVRSRLEETKVFKDIKKADTKRAPLVTVFTKHPMAVLRTIGLVMGGAVWGYLIQTFSLSYGTANLGMDRTALLWAVGVAAALEMVTIPFWGWLSDRVGRKKIIVTGVVLTVLYVFPFFWLLNTRDPWLVFLAIVIGLPILKDMIFGPQAAFAAEMFSSNVRYSGVSAGRELGAAIFGGSAPFIATMLISLGAGAVWPLAIYIIATLVITGFTVLTGPNNADKDLRDIGD is encoded by the coding sequence ATGAGCAACGTCGCTCAGCACGAGCGGTCCGGCACCGAGCTCTCGGAATCGGCTTCTCGGCGCACTCTGCTCGCCAGCACGGTCGGTACCGTCCTGGAGTGGTACGACTTCAACCTTTACGGCCTCGCTTCGGCGCTGGTTCTCGGCCCCCTCATGTTCGGCTCGAGCGGCGTCGGCGGAACCCTCGCCGCCTTCGCGTCCCTCGGCGTCGGGTTCCTCGCCCGCCCGATCGGTGGTTTCGTGCTCGGGAACCTCGGTGACAAGATCGGCCGCAAACCGATCCTGATGTTCACGTTCATCACCATGGGTCTGAGCTCGGCGCTCATCGGTCTGCTGCCGACGAACGCGCAGATCGGCATCTGGGCGCCGATCCTCCTCTGCGTTCTCAGGATCGTTCAGGGCTTCGCGGTGGGTGGAGAGTTCGCGGGCGCGACACTGTTGACGATGGAGAACGCCCCGATCAAACGGCGGGGCTTCTTCGGGGCGGTGCCGTCGATGGGGACGGGAGCCGGATTCGTTCTGGCCACCGTGGTGTTCGCCCTGGTCTCAGCATTGCCCAACGATGCGTTCCTCGCTTGGGGCTGGCGCATCCCCTTCCTGCTCAGCGTCGTGCTGGTGATCTTCGGCGTGATCGTGCGGTCACGCCTGGAGGAGACGAAGGTCTTCAAGGACATCAAGAAGGCCGACACCAAGCGAGCGCCGTTGGTGACCGTGTTCACCAAACACCCGATGGCTGTGCTGCGCACCATCGGTCTCGTCATGGGCGGCGCGGTGTGGGGCTACCTGATCCAGACGTTCTCGCTGTCGTACGGAACGGCGAACCTCGGGATGGACCGCACCGCGCTGCTGTGGGCGGTCGGCGTCGCCGCGGCCCTTGAGATGGTGACTATCCCGTTCTGGGGCTGGTTGTCGGACAGGGTCGGCCGGAAGAAGATCATCGTCACCGGCGTCGTGCTCACGGTGCTCTACGTATTCCCGTTCTTCTGGTTGCTGAACACCCGTGATCCGTGGCTCGTGTTCCTGGCCATCGTCATCGGCCTCCCGATTCTGAAGGACATGATCTTCGGGCCGCAGGCGGCGTTCGCCGCTGAGATGTTCAGCTCGAACGTGCGGTACAGCGGGGTCAGCGCCGGCCGTGAGCTGGGTGCGGCGATCTTCGGCGGCAGCGCGCCGTTCATCGCGACAATGCTGATCTCGTTGGGCGCCGGGGCCGTCTGGCCGTTGGCGATCTACATCATCGCCACTCTCGTCATCACCGGTTTCACCGTGCTCACCGGGCCGAACAACGCCGACAAGGACCTCCGCGACATCGGCGACTGA
- a CDS encoding VOC family protein: MSTTTTTHLNFRGDARAALAFYQSVFGGQATITTYGDLGMPKDAPGAENVVFGGLETAEGFRVMAYDIPDRSDAATADVDPSADPSADPAADPSAETGSTRRENGLTLTDRPFFVSVRGESFAEVQQYWAGLSVGATIVEAFAASAWSTGFGMLTDRFGVTWVLDVAAA; the protein is encoded by the coding sequence ATGAGCACCACGACCACCACCCACCTCAACTTCCGCGGCGACGCCCGCGCGGCTCTGGCCTTCTACCAGTCGGTCTTCGGCGGCCAGGCCACGATCACGACCTACGGCGACCTCGGCATGCCGAAGGACGCTCCTGGTGCAGAGAACGTCGTCTTCGGCGGACTCGAAACCGCGGAGGGCTTCCGCGTGATGGCCTACGACATCCCGGACCGCTCCGACGCTGCGACGGCCGACGTCGACCCGTCCGCCGACCCGTCCGCCGACCCGGCCGCCGACCCGTCCGCCGAAACCGGTTCGACGCGCCGCGAGAACGGTCTCACGCTCACCGACCGGCCTTTCTTCGTCTCGGTTCGCGGCGAGTCGTTCGCCGAGGTGCAACAGTACTGGGCGGGGCTCTCGGTCGGCGCAACGATCGTCGAAGCATTCGCAGCATCGGCGTGGAGCACCGGGTTCGGCATGCTGACCGACCGCTTCGGGGTGACCTGGGTTCTCGACGTCGCCGCCGCCTAG
- a CDS encoding MDR family MFS transporter: MTAIAPAPMLLTKRRIWIIFSALIAGMLLSSLDQTIVSTAMPTIVGDLGGVENQVWITTAYILATTIVMPVYGKLGDVLGRRWLFIIAIAIFTAASIGCAFATDFWMFVVFRAMQGLGGGGLMILSQAIIADIVPANERGKYLGPLGAIFGLSAVAGPLLGGFFVDHMTWQWAFYINIPVGIAALVIALFALTLPSKRATRPIDILGILFLSIATTCLIFFTDFGGDKSHGWGDLGTWAWGVGMLAAAVAFVIAEAKAKDPIIPLSLFKNPIFVNATAIGLAIGIGMFAAIGFVPTFLQMSSGTSAAASGLLMIPMMVGLIGTSILSGTAITKTGRYRLYPILGTVITGIAMVCMTTLAAATPIWLICAYLFIFGAGLGLIMQVVVLVVQNAVPAAQLGTATSTNNYFREVGAALGTAVFGTIFTTRLAENLTGVFTKAGASPTDAAGATATLSPAALDKLPEAVHTGVVNAYADALAPVFWYLLPFIVAAFLLSLFLKQIPLSDQAGLVARGEAITGEEAELLEAQQREASSRRESRSKAEPGKTDADADADADKADADADADADKADELR, encoded by the coding sequence ATGACCGCCATCGCCCCCGCGCCGATGCTGCTGACCAAGCGGCGCATCTGGATCATCTTCAGCGCCCTCATCGCAGGGATGCTGCTCTCCAGCCTCGACCAGACCATCGTCTCGACCGCCATGCCGACCATCGTCGGCGACCTCGGCGGCGTCGAGAACCAGGTTTGGATCACGACCGCATACATCCTCGCCACCACGATCGTGATGCCGGTCTACGGCAAGCTCGGTGACGTGCTCGGGCGACGTTGGCTGTTCATCATCGCCATCGCGATCTTCACCGCGGCCTCGATCGGATGCGCGTTCGCCACCGACTTCTGGATGTTCGTCGTGTTCCGCGCCATGCAGGGCCTCGGCGGCGGCGGGCTGATGATCCTCTCGCAGGCGATCATCGCCGACATCGTGCCGGCGAACGAGCGCGGAAAGTACCTCGGCCCGCTGGGCGCGATCTTCGGCCTCTCCGCCGTCGCCGGCCCGCTGCTCGGCGGCTTCTTCGTAGACCACATGACCTGGCAGTGGGCGTTCTACATCAACATCCCGGTGGGCATCGCCGCGCTCGTGATCGCCCTGTTCGCGCTCACCCTGCCGAGCAAGAGGGCCACACGCCCGATCGACATCCTCGGCATCCTATTCCTGTCGATAGCGACGACCTGCCTGATCTTCTTCACCGACTTCGGCGGCGACAAGAGCCACGGCTGGGGCGACCTGGGAACCTGGGCGTGGGGCGTCGGCATGCTGGCCGCTGCTGTCGCGTTCGTGATCGCCGAGGCGAAGGCCAAAGACCCGATCATCCCGCTCAGCCTGTTCAAGAACCCGATCTTCGTCAACGCGACGGCGATCGGTCTGGCCATCGGCATCGGCATGTTCGCCGCCATCGGCTTCGTCCCGACCTTCCTGCAGATGTCGTCCGGAACCTCCGCAGCGGCGTCGGGGCTGCTGATGATCCCGATGATGGTCGGTCTGATCGGCACCTCGATCCTGTCGGGCACCGCGATCACGAAGACCGGGCGGTACCGTCTCTACCCGATCCTCGGAACGGTGATCACCGGCATCGCGATGGTCTGCATGACCACGCTGGCCGCCGCCACCCCGATCTGGCTGATCTGCGCATACCTGTTCATCTTCGGTGCCGGTCTCGGCCTGATCATGCAGGTCGTCGTGCTGGTCGTGCAGAACGCGGTCCCGGCCGCGCAGCTCGGCACCGCAACCTCCACCAACAACTACTTCCGCGAGGTGGGGGCCGCGCTCGGCACTGCGGTCTTCGGCACCATCTTCACCACCCGGCTGGCCGAGAACCTGACCGGCGTGTTCACCAAGGCGGGCGCCTCGCCGACCGACGCGGCGGGGGCGACCGCGACCCTCAGCCCGGCGGCCCTCGACAAGCTGCCGGAGGCCGTGCACACCGGCGTCGTCAACGCATACGCCGATGCCCTCGCCCCCGTGTTCTGGTACCTCCTCCCGTTCATCGTCGCGGCGTTCCTGTTGTCGCTGTTCCTCAAGCAGATCCCGCTCTCCGATCAGGCCGGTCTCGTCGCCCGTGGTGAGGCCATCACCGGCGAAGAGGCGGAACTGCTGGAGGCGCAGCAACGCGAGGCGTCTTCGCGACGCGAGTCACGCTCGAAGGCCGAACCCGGCAAGACTGACGCCGACGCCGACGCCGACGCTGACAAGGCGGACGCTGACGCTGACGCTGACGCTGACAAGGCGGACGAGCTCCGCTGA
- a CDS encoding TetR/AcrR family transcriptional regulator, with amino-acid sequence MNESAISTRERRKAETALGLKSAARRLTIERGLGGFTIEELCDEVGVSRRTFFNYFATKENAVIGFSIDADESGAAERFTAAGKRGLRHLVDDLLEMHVDRWTSDGITPAEARQLLAAFEREPRLIGHLLELAGVGERGDIELVERREGLPPGDLRAAAAVQLAGAVLRASTEEFFRSDGADDVPTILRRRLDAVRELF; translated from the coding sequence GTGAACGAGAGTGCAATCTCCACGCGCGAGCGCCGCAAGGCCGAGACCGCGCTGGGGCTCAAGAGCGCCGCTCGCCGGCTCACGATCGAGCGGGGCCTCGGCGGCTTCACCATCGAGGAGCTGTGCGACGAGGTCGGCGTCTCCCGCCGCACCTTCTTCAACTACTTCGCGACCAAGGAGAACGCCGTCATCGGCTTCTCCATCGACGCCGACGAATCCGGCGCCGCCGAGCGCTTCACCGCTGCCGGCAAACGAGGCCTCCGCCACCTGGTCGACGATCTTCTCGAAATGCACGTCGACCGCTGGACATCCGACGGCATCACACCCGCCGAAGCCCGGCAGCTCCTGGCCGCTTTCGAACGCGAGCCCCGACTGATCGGCCATCTGCTGGAACTTGCCGGCGTGGGCGAGCGCGGTGACATCGAGCTCGTCGAGCGCCGCGAAGGCCTCCCCCCCGGCGACCTGCGCGCGGCCGCGGCGGTGCAGCTGGCCGGGGCCGTGCTGCGCGCGAGCACCGAGGAGTTCTTCCGCAGCGACGGTGCCGACGATGTGCCCACGATCCTGCGCCGACGACTCGACGCCGTGCGCGAGCTCTTCTGA